The Gemmobacter aquarius genome contains the following window.
TGTGGAATTACACGTGGCGCACGGGACTTGATGAACACGGCGAACCCGTGCACGGGTCGATGTATCGCTACCTGTGGTCGAACGGGCCGAAAGAGGGGCTGGAATTCGCGGATTATTCCTTCGAGGAGCATTTCGGCAAGCAGATCGCCAGCTACCCGCCCCGCGCGGTGCTGTTCGACTATATCCAGGGCCGCGTCGAAAAGGCCGGTGTGCGCGACTGGATCCGGTTCTGCACTCCGGTCCGTTTCGTCAAATACGACGAGGCTTCGGGAAAGTTTACAGTCACCGCGCATGATCTGAAAAAAGACAGCATGTATGACGAGGTGTTTGACAACGTCATCGTCTGTTCGGGCCATTTCTCGACGCCGAACGTGCCGGAATACCCCGGTTTCGCGCAATTCGGTGGCCGCGTGCTGCACGCGCATGATTTCCGCGACGCGATGGAGTTCAACGGCAAGGACATCTTGATCCTCGGATCGTCCTATTCGGCGGAAGACATCGGGTCGCAGTGCTGGAAATACGGCGCGAAATCGATCACCGTCGCCTATCGCAACGCGCCGATGGGCTTTAACTGGCCCGACAACTGGAAAGAGGTTCCGGCGCTTGTGCGGGTGGACGAGACCACCGCCTATTTCAGCGATGGCACCAGCAAAAAGGTCGATGCGATCATCCTGTGCACCGGCTACAAGCACCACTTCCCCTATCTGCCCGACGATCTGCGCCTGAAAACCGCGAACCGTCTGGCCGCCGCCGACCTGTATAAAGGCGTGGCGTGGGTGCATAACCCCAAGCTGTTTTACGTCGGCATGCAGGACCAGTGGTTCACCTTTAACATGTTCGACGCGCAGGCCTGGTGGGTGCGCGATGCGATCATGGGGCGGATCGAGATCCCCAAGGACAAGGCCGTGCTGCTGGCCGATGTCGCCCGCCGCGTGGCCGAGGAAGACGCAGGCGCAGACGCGCATGACGCGATCCATTACCAGGGCGACTACGTCAAGGAGTTGATCGCCGAGACGGATTACCCGTCCTTTGATGTCGACGGCGCCTGCGAGGCTTTCTTCGAGTGGAAGGAACACAAGAAGAAGGGCATCATGACCTTCCGCGACAACGCCTACCGGTCGGTCATCACCGGCACCATGGCGCCGGTGCACCACACCCCGTGGAAGGATGCGCTGGAAGACAGCATGGAAGCCTACCTGAAAAACTGAACCGTCAGCCTGTGCAGGACAGACCATTTTGCGGGCCGCACCTTCGGGGCGGCCCGCTTTCTTTTGCGATTCGTCGCTAGCGCGATCTAAATTCCAGTCGAATCGACCCGTTGAACAGCAGGGCGACGTGCGGTCCTGCCCGCTTTCTTGGCAAGTTCGGCGCGATTTCAAGGGCCTTGGTGAAAAATTTTGCCCCTTGGTGAAAAAACGCTTTGCCGTTGGAAACTCCTCGCACAATCTGGCGCGGGGAAGCGTTCCGGGAAACCGTGGACCCGCCAATACAAAACCGTCCCGTCCGACCGGAGGGGGCAAGCACCGCAGACCTGAAGACCGGATGCAACCGGCCAGACAACTGCGGGCCAACAGGGAACAAGGGAGTTCAATATATGTCATCCGAACCGAACGCCGGTGGGTTGCACCGCGCGCTTGACTGGAAGGGCGCCTTCTGGGTCGCCGCAGGTGTGCCGCCGCTCGTGCTGTTCTCGCTCGGCGGGATCGCGGGCGTGGCGGGTCAGGCCGCCTTTGCCGTCTGGATCATCTCGATGTGCATGGGTTTTGTGCAGTCCTTTACCTATGCCGAAATGGCGGGGATGTTCGGCAATAAATCGGGCGGAACGTCAGTCTATGGCGCGACCGCATGGCTGCGCTATTCCAAGCTGATCGCGCCCTTGTCGGTGTGGTGCAACTGGTTTGCATGGTCGCCCGTGCTGTCCTTGGGCTGTGCCATCGCGGCGGGCTATATCCTGAACGCCTTGTTCCCGATTCCGGCGGCGGAAAGCCAGCTCGTGCTCGACTGGGTTGCGGCCAATCTGGCGAATTATACCGCCGAGACGGCTTCGGTCGTCGATTACATCGCGGCCAATGCCGGCACCGCTCCGGCTGACGCCATCACGGCCGTTGCCACGGCTGACGCCGTGACCGCACTCACCCCCGCCTTCCGCGTGTGGGAGGCTTTTGCGATCAACGTCCCCGGTCTGGGAACGCTGCACATCAACTCGACCTTCGTGATCGGCGTGATCATGATGTCGATCATCTTCGCGATCCAGCACAAGGGCATCGCCTCGACCGCTTCGGCGCAAAAGGTGCTGGCGATCGTGGTGCTGGTGCCGCTTCTGCTCGTCGGGATCGTGCCGATCTTCACCGGCCAGATCGACTATATGAACGTCACCGACATCGTGCCGCCGACCGCCGCCTATTCGGGCGTGAACGGCGCGTGGGACATCGGCGGCTGGACGCTGTTTCTGGGCGGTCTTTATATCGCCGCGTGGTCGACCTATGGGTTCGAGACCGCCGTCTGCTACACGCGGGAACTCAAAGATCCCAAGACCGACACGTTCAAGGCGATCTTCTACTCGGGCCTTTTGTGCGTGGTGTTCTTCTTCCTTATCCCCTTCTCGTTCCAGGGGGTTCTGGGCCACGAGGGCATGCTGGCCACCGGCATCGTCGACGGCACCGGCATCGCCGAGGCGCTGGGGGGCATGCTCGGGTCGAACAAGATCGTCATCCAGATCTTCGTCGTCCTGATGATCGCCGCCCTGTTCCTTGCGATCATGACCGCGATGGCCGGATCGTCGCGCACGCTCTACCAAGGGTCGCGCGATGGCTGGTTGCCGAAATACCTGTCCAAGGTGAACGACAACGGCGCACCGACCGGCGCGATGTGGACCGACTTCGGCTTCAACGTCATCCTTCTGGCGCTGGCCTCGGACGTGGGCGGGTATTTCTACGTTCTGGCGATCTCGAACGTGGGCTACATCCTGTTCAACTTCCTCAACCTTAACGCAGGCTGGATCCACCGTATCGACAGCCCGCATATGGAACGCCCTTGGAAGGCGCCGACCGCGCTGATCTGGTTCAACGGCGGTCTGTCCTTCGTCAACGCGCTGTTCCTTGGCGCAGGGGCCAAGGTCTGGGGCTATTCCAACGCGCTCTGGTCGGGGCTGATCTTCGCGGCACTGATCATTCCGGTGTTCATCTGGCGGCACTATGTCGTCGACAAGGGCCATTTCCCGAAAGAGGCGATGGAGGATCTGGGCCTGACCGATCACGGCGACCTCGGCCCGCGCCGCGCCGGGATCTGGCCCTATGTCGCGCTGGTCGCCGGGGCCTGCGTGGTGCTCTGGGCCAACTGGTTCTTCGTGCTTCCGGGCTGAACCTTTTGCAAACGGACCGGAAAGGGCGGCCTCTGGCCGCCCTTTTCCATGGCCGAAGACGGGGGGCTTTCCGCCCCCGCAGGGCCGCGTGCCGCGTCCCTTCCCCCCGAGGATATTTGGACCAGCATGAAAGCCAGCCTGTCTTTTTTCGCTTTCATGCTGGCCCGAATATCCCCGGGTGAGGTCCGGAGAGGGCAGGCAGCCCTCTCCGGCGGGAGGGGCAGGGCGCAGGCGGGAATCACATTTTCCCCGCGGGCGGCGGCTTTGCCGAAATCGCGGGTAGCGATAGCGCAACCAGCGACGGGAACCTGTCATGCAGCGGCAAAAATTTTCCCTCTAAGGAAAAAGTTTTGCACAAGAATGTTGATTTCTGTCCGGCTTCGGGAAACACTCCGGTCCAAAGAGAACCTGAACAGGGGGGATGGACATGACGAATTCTTGGCGTTTTTCGACGCTTGGCGACCGGCACCGCGCTTTGGGGTCGAACCTCGAGGACTGGTCCGGCATGGGCACGGCCTGGAGCTATGACGGTGATCCGGACGCCGAATATATGGCGATCCGCACCAAGGCGGGGTTGATGGATGTGTCGGGCCTGAAAAAGGTGCATATCACCGGACCCGCAGCCAGCCATGTGATCGAACGCGCCACCACGCGGAACATCGAAAAGCTGATGCCGGGCCGGTCGGTCTATGCGACCATGCTGAACGATGCGGGCAAGTTCGTCGACGATTGCGTGATCTACCGCACGGGGCCGAACGCTTTCATGGTCGTGCACGGATCAGGCGGCGCGCATGAACAACTGACCATGGCC
Protein-coding sequences here:
- a CDS encoding NAD(P)-binding domain-containing protein — encoded protein: MTNRTETAVKKRVAIIGAGPSGLAQLRAFQSAAAKGAEIPEIVCFEKQANWGGLWNYTWRTGLDEHGEPVHGSMYRYLWSNGPKEGLEFADYSFEEHFGKQIASYPPRAVLFDYIQGRVEKAGVRDWIRFCTPVRFVKYDEASGKFTVTAHDLKKDSMYDEVFDNVIVCSGHFSTPNVPEYPGFAQFGGRVLHAHDFRDAMEFNGKDILILGSSYSAEDIGSQCWKYGAKSITVAYRNAPMGFNWPDNWKEVPALVRVDETTAYFSDGTSKKVDAIILCTGYKHHFPYLPDDLRLKTANRLAAADLYKGVAWVHNPKLFYVGMQDQWFTFNMFDAQAWWVRDAIMGRIEIPKDKAVLLADVARRVAEEDAGADAHDAIHYQGDYVKELIAETDYPSFDVDGACEAFFEWKEHKKKGIMTFRDNAYRSVITGTMAPVHHTPWKDALEDSMEAYLKN
- a CDS encoding APC family permease, translated to MSSEPNAGGLHRALDWKGAFWVAAGVPPLVLFSLGGIAGVAGQAAFAVWIISMCMGFVQSFTYAEMAGMFGNKSGGTSVYGATAWLRYSKLIAPLSVWCNWFAWSPVLSLGCAIAAGYILNALFPIPAAESQLVLDWVAANLANYTAETASVVDYIAANAGTAPADAITAVATADAVTALTPAFRVWEAFAINVPGLGTLHINSTFVIGVIMMSIIFAIQHKGIASTASAQKVLAIVVLVPLLLVGIVPIFTGQIDYMNVTDIVPPTAAYSGVNGAWDIGGWTLFLGGLYIAAWSTYGFETAVCYTRELKDPKTDTFKAIFYSGLLCVVFFFLIPFSFQGVLGHEGMLATGIVDGTGIAEALGGMLGSNKIVIQIFVVLMIAALFLAIMTAMAGSSRTLYQGSRDGWLPKYLSKVNDNGAPTGAMWTDFGFNVILLALASDVGGYFYVLAISNVGYILFNFLNLNAGWIHRIDSPHMERPWKAPTALIWFNGGLSFVNALFLGAGAKVWGYSNALWSGLIFAALIIPVFIWRHYVVDKGHFPKEAMEDLGLTDHGDLGPRRAGIWPYVALVAGACVVLWANWFFVLPG